The following DNA comes from Teredinibacter haidensis.
CCGAGCAAGATATTTCCCCGACATATTTTTTTTTGAATGGATCAAAGTGCGTTGTTGTTCCAAGCTTACATCAGAAAAAACAGGTTGTTTATACCAACGCAACAGCACCTCTTGCAAACTTTCGCACTCAAAGGCATAAGCCCATTGGCGGTCGTGATGCAACCTCGCCTTGCGTTCATCGTCGGTTTCCAATCCGGGATGAGCACTTTCGAGAAATAAGCCTTGCACCGTTTTCGGTTCGTTCTTTTTTAACAAGCTCACCAACGCCATGGCAATTCGCCCACCCAAAGAATACCCGAATAAATAGAAGTGTTCCGGCAACTGTTTACGAATATCGTAAAACCAATGTGCAATACCTGCGTCAAACACTTCGGGACCATCATTCACCGGCGGCAGCGGTAAAACAATAGGCTGTATCGTCTTGGGAAGAGCATTGATTAAAGCATCAAAATCCGATTCCTGCCCCATAAAACCGGGAATCAAGACCAGCGTTTGACGCTCACTCACAGGGCGGCCGCCAGAGCTTCCAGGTTCTGTGTTATCAAGGCGACAGAGCCAGCCTCAATTTCGCATTCTAAAATAGCAGAATGGTCTGCCAGCAACCAACGAGACAAGCTTTCACGATATTCGACCGTCGTTCTTGCAGAAAAATACGCTAAACCAAATTGCTGGCTTACTTTCTCAAATTTGAGCTGATGGGGCATAACGAACAGATCGCTGAAAGCCTCTTCCTTCCCAGCATCTAATAGCCCAAAAATCTGGCCGCCATGATTGTTCAGCAATAGTATTTTGACTGGGCATGGTAGCTTTGCCAGCAGCGCCAGACTGTTTAAGTCGTGTAAAAAGGCTGTATCACCAATAACCAGGACAACCTGCCGACACTCTCCCCAGGCCAAGGCTGCGGCGCTAGCAATTAAACCGTCAATACCGCTGGCGCCTCGATTGGTGAAGACCTTCAATGTCGGTTGGTGGCCGCTGGCATATGAGTCCAGCATGCGAACACTTAAGCTATTGGCAGCGAGTAATGCCGTATTATCCAGACAGTGGTTAATCAGCTGATGACAGACAGCCGCTTCGCTCCATTGGTCGCAGAGTAAACGTTCAACTTCTCGCTCTATTCGCGCGTTCATTTCAAGCAGAGCGTCGCTCTCTGGATAAGTCAGAGCCTGCGGTTCCAGCTGTATTTCCAGATCACTAAAGTTAAGCTGCAGCTGTTTTGCCCTGTGGCTTGGGTCTAACGCTTTTCCATCTTCCTCCAGCAACCAATAGTCGCCAGCCCTATTTTCCAACCACTGATGAATACGCTTACTGACAATGCGCCCACCCAGCTGCAGCACACAAGCCGGTTGCAGCAGCTGAAACACGGTATCGGATAACAGTAATAAATCTGCATGGCTTATTATGTTGGTAGCATCACTAAATCGAAATTGACTGGCAATATCGGCAATAACTAAACAATTCAGTTGCGAAATCCAAGGCCTTAACACATCCGCCTGCGCCACCGTCAATGAACCTAAAACAATAATGATGGAATCATTGTTTTGCACAACTGAACGCAAATCGACCTCAAACACACGGGCTTTCGGCTTATCAATACCGGGCTCAGCGACCGTTAGCGCCTGTAAATAGTCTTCTCGGCTGCCACCATATAGCGGTTCATCGAACTGGCAATTAATCTGTACAGGCCCTTTAAGCTCCCCCATAGATTGAAGCGCTTGCGGCCAATTATTATGTTCGGCCACAAAGTTAAAACTGCGTAAAACATTGTGTCCAAAAAGCGCCTTTTGTTGAACAGCCTGATTGGCACCACAACCCAAGAGCCGATCCGGGCGGTCGGCAGACACCACCCATAAAGGGGTATGAGTTTCGTAAGCTTCAATAACAGCGGGATAAAGATTAGCGACGGCTGTACCCGAGGTGGTAATTACAACAACCGGCGAGTTTGTTACGCGCGCGAGGTTGAGCGCGTAAAAAGCAAGGCCACGCTCATCAAAGTGCGTATGTAGCTTTATATCGGGAAATTTTTCCTTCGCATAGAACGCGGCCAGAGCTAGTGGGGCACTTCGGCTGCCTGGCGCTATACCAATATGGCGTACCCCCTGTTGGTAGAGGGTGCCGATAATATTGCCAGCAAATACGGCGTTAAGCATTGCAGTTTAACGCTAGTGCGTTGTTCCCCAATGCCTGCAGCATAGATTCCAACTTACTTTCCAGCTCGAGCCACTCCTCATCGGCATCGGAACCTTCAACAATACCCACGCCCGAATACAGCCACAAACGATTCTGATCGCTGAGAGCAGAGCGAATCGCCACACTGAACTCACAATATCCATCACCGATAAGCCCCACATTACCACTATACCAACCGCGTCCCGCCTGCTCTATTTCATTGATAAGCGCCTGCGCCTGCGCACAGGGATAGCCACAAATTGCAGGGGTTGGGTGTAAGCTTTGGTAAAGCTCATTATTGGTGATGGCAGCATCGATTGCTGCGCGCAGGGCTTGATAACGATGCTGAATTTTACCGAGTTTAACCACTTCTACCGGTTCACGCTCAAACAAATGCAAGGCGAGTGGCTGCAAGCTCTCTTCGATAGCCTTAGCGACCAGTTCATGCTCCAAAACCAGTTTAGGATCATGCAGTAGCGTTTGCTCCAACACCAAATCTTCTTCAGGGTTAAGCCCTCGCTTCACTGTGCCCGCAAGGGCTTCGGTGTGCAATACTCGACCCCGACGGTGAAAAAGCCGCTCTGGGCTGCACCCAAAAAACAGCTTGTCCTGCTTTTCAATGGCAAAGCTATAACAACAGGGATTACTCTGCTGCAAAGCCTTTAAAGCCAAGAACGGATTCGCCGAGCCCGCCAGCTCCAACTCAACTTCACGAGCCAATACCACTTTTTTTAGCTCGCCAGCGTCGATGCGCGTCAAGGCTTCTTGAACCTGCTCGCGCCACAGGCGAGGGTTCACACTGTTGTGCCGTTTCTCAACAACAACGCCACCACTCACAGTCGGTTGTTGCTGACACAGCGAGCGCAGCAGCGTATGAATCGCTAAAAGCTGTTTTTGCCATTGACCAAAGCTTTCTACGTAAAGGTTTATCGCCAGGCTATATTTGCCACGCTCCTGCCGAACCTCAACTAAGGGCAAAACAAATCGCGCACCGGGAAAACCCTGCCACTGGTGTGTACCCGAGCGGCCATTAAACGCACAACCACCAATCCACACGGCTTCGCTTCCACTCACTTGTCGCTCAGCTTCAGCAAGTAGATCTGCCATAGCCGAAGGCTTGGCAGCCTCTAATTCCACGGCTATACCTAGCCCGGCAACACTGAACGACTGGTCTCTATGGGAAAAATAACTACGATCAGGAGAATTAACTGATGCCAGCAGTAGTAACAGATCCACTGGCAGGATTGGCGTATCGACACGAACCAGTGTATGGCTACGAAAGCGACACAATTTCAGCTGGTGAAGGAGATTGTTCAATCCCGAAACCAACGGAGATACTGTAGTGGAGGATGTATTGAGTGGTGTTGTCATGCCAATTAGTTACGACGTGGGGTTACCTTGAATGACAGTCTACTCCCACGCGGCGCCCCTGTGCTGACATTAGTCAAATCAATGGGGGATGCCGTAGCGCTCGACGCGAGCAATAGCCAAAATCCCTCTGAAGCCTTTGTAATACGGAATCAAAGAGCCTCTATTACACCATAAATTTGAGTGATAGTGGTCTTGTCCTGGCCACGAAATTGAATTCTGTACAACTAACGCCCAATACATCACCGATCCTGTATACTTATAGTCTATTTGACTACACAGATATTAATATCCAAGGAAACCAGCGTAATGCACTCTAATAAAATCTTACACGCCATTGCTCTTGCGCTCCCTCTCGCTATCTTCGGTTGTAGCAGCAACCCATTTATACCGTCGAACAATACATCGACGACCGGCAATACCCTGCCTTCGAACGCATCACTGAAACAAAAGTATGCAGATCACTTCTTGGTGGGCGCCACCGCCGATTCCGGCTCCTATATCACGCACGCGGACATCCTAAAAACCCACTTCAGTAGCATGACCACTGAAAACGAAATAAAGTTTGAGCTACTGCAGAATGTAGAAGGAGAATTCACCTTCGAAACAGCCGACAAAATGGTCGATTTCGCCAAAGCCAACGGCATGACCGTTCGGGGTCACGCGCTGGTCTGGCACCGCCAGAGCCCAGACTGGTTATTCCACAATGCTGAAGGTGAACCCAGCAGCAAAGAAGACTTATTAGCAAAAATGAACAACCATATCGCCACGGTAGTTAACCACTTTAAAGGCCGTGTAGATGCCTGGGATGTCGTTAACGAATCCATTATGGACAACGGCGCATTCCGCACCGAAAAGGAACAAGCCGATGACCAGAAGAGCTGGTGGTATGGCATTACAGGTGAAGACTACATCGCAGAGGCGTTTAAAACTGCACATCAAGCCGACCCCCAAGCCAAACTGTTTTATAACGACTACTACAACTACATTCCCGAACGCCGACAAGCTATTTACGAGATGCTAAAGGGATTGGTCGAAAAAGGTGTGCCCGTTCACGGGGTCGGATTACAGTGCCATGTCAATACCGAACGCTCGCTAAACCCTGCGCACCAGTCTTACCAGCAAACCATTGCCAATCTGGAACAAGCAATTCAACTCTACGCCTCACTCGGCCTGGAAGTGCACATCACTGAAATGGATGTATCCATTTATATTGGCGGTAACAAGTACGAGGAAAAGGATTTTTATACCGCTGGCAATATACCCGAAGAGCTAAAGGTCAAGCAGGCGGAACGCTACGCCGCCTTTTTTGAAATGTTTCGCCGCAACAGCGATGCCATTACCAGCGTAACCTTATGGGGCATTGCCGACGATAATACTTGGTTGTCGGAATTCGATTCGGGCAGAGCCGATTTCCCTCTGCTGTTTGATAGCGAACACAAGCCTAAAAAGGCCTTTGACGCGATTATGGATTTTTGAGACAGGCCGGTTGGGGTAAGCAAAGCGAACCCCCACTTTTTAATCGTAATGATATACAACACTGGGGATTCAACACGTTCAAACAAAAACCAGTACTAATTTCATCAGGCAACTAGAAACACTCTCAAATTTATACCGCTAGCCGCTGGTTGAAAAATGTAAGACTGGCGATCGCCACGTCCGCATCCACTGCCAACAGCTCCTGCGTGTTCTCAAACAAGCTAACCGCTTAGCGATACGGACGATAATTTCTGAAGCCTACCCTAAGGCCGTTACAATTTCAACGTAGGTTGGGAGAGAGAAAAGAGTTTAACTATTTACACCACTAATATTTTAAGACGCTCTCTTTGCCAAGTTTATTGCGTATCACCGCTTTGTGTAAAGCACCCGAATCTGTATAAAAATACTGATAGCGCAAGTTAATTTTTGGCCTAACGAAAATAATTGATTGAATGTCTCTCTGCTCCACTCCCAAATAGTATTCAGCTACATTCAGCGTTTCATTGGCAGTTATCTGAGCACCGACCTCATATGAGCCGTCAGAAACAGATTTTGCTTGATAGAAGAAAAGTGAAGCGTCTTTACTAATCGTATCTGGAACTACATCTACCAGCTCAACGCCCTCAAACATCGTAAACATCTGTTTATTATCACTTCCACACATTCTGGCTTGAAAATAAGAGCCTCGCTGCAGAGCGGCTGAAAAAGATATTGGCTCGATAGGTTTAACCGGATGGCTATACGTGGTCCAACCTTTAAAAAAATAGACTTGGCACTCTGTACCGTTTAACTCTCCGGTTAAAAACGTATCCATTGAATTAGCTACCAGTAAAACAACAACAAAAAATAATTCATTCACTTCACCAAACACCACCCACCCTTTTTGCGCTCACTAAAAAACCTGGATTTAAGCGGGAAAAAGGCTATTCGATTCGATCTGGTATCGGTTTAACTTGACTATCCGTAGAAACCAAAGCTCCACCAGGAGAATAAACGTAGGCGTGCTCCCACAACACTGAAGTAAATACCAGGTCACATTGATCAACAACGTTGTCTTTATCAACACGACAGCGATAATAATGACTATTGGTCAACGTATCCTCCACCTTAAACTGCTCACCATAAACCCAATTACCATTAGTTTTTACGGCTTCGAAATAGTAATTCCCTCCTTTAACAGGGCTAAAATCTAACTTTTTTGATGGCTCAGACATAATCCATATTTTCTGTAACTTATCCAAACGAGGCCCTTCGTCCTGCATTGAATACCACGCTTTATAATAAGTTTTACGAACACAACTATTAACCTCCACTACATCTATGGGGTTAATCGGCGTATAAGGATGAATATGACCAGAAAAAGAAGAGAAAAAATAGACGGTATATTGAATCCCGGAAATTATTTCTTGATAGCTATACATTTTTCACCTTAAAAATTTGATTAGAGGTGATTTGGAGTTTTTCTCTAAGTATAGACCTAACTTTTCACTACCAACAAACAAGCTAACCACTATAGTGATAGGGACGATAATTTCTGAAAAATACTCCAACCTACAACAATCCTACAGCCGTTGAAATTTCAAAGTGGTTAGTGGTGACAGAAGAGTTTAGCTATCTACACCGCTAATAATTCAAGACACTCTCTTTACCTAGCTTATTGCGTATCACTACTTTCTGCAACGCTCCAGAATCCGTATAGAAATACTGATAGCGCAAATTAATTTTTGGCCTAACAAGAATAATTAATTGCTTCGCTCCCTGCCCCACTCCCAAATAGTATCCAGCGACATCCAGAGTTTCATTCGCAGTTATCTGAGAACCTACCTCATATGAACCGTCAGAAGCGGATTTTGCTTGATAGAAGAAAAGTGAAGCGCCTTTACTAATCGTATCTGGGACTACATCTGGAAGCTCAACACCTTCAAACATCGTAAATATCTGTTTATCATCACTTCCACACATTCTGGCTTGAAAATATGAGCCTCGCTGCAAAGCCTCTGAGAAAGATATTGGCTCGACAGGTTTAACCGGATGGCTATACGTGGTCCAACCCTTAAAAAAATACACTTGGCACTCTGTACCGTTTAACTCACCGGCTAAAAACGTATCCATTGCATTCGCTCCAGACAAAAGAAACAAGAACAGAAATAACTGAATCTTAGTAAAGGACATAGATTTTCCGTTATGACTTCCTACTTAATTATTTTGAATTTTTCAAATTGTAAATGAGTTATTAATGCCTTTTGGAAGGTATGGCAATGATTTCCAGCCTCGAGCCGCCAAGACCATCCACCATTGTAAGATGTCGCAAGCTGAGTGGCCTCGCTATTAATTTTTGTCAAATCCGTACACTCATTCGTTACGGGAGAGAATTGCTCGTTACCACTGTCACCACCACCGTGGTGCGGATCGATATAAATACCATTTTCGGCAACACCACCAAATGAAGTAACACCATTAAGCTCCC
Coding sequences within:
- a CDS encoding alpha/beta fold hydrolase, which gives rise to MSERQTLVLIPGFMGQESDFDALINALPKTIQPIVLPLPPVNDGPEVFDAGIAHWFYDIRKQLPEHFYLFGYSLGGRIAMALVSLLKKNEPKTVQGLFLESAHPGLETDDERKARLHHDRQWAYAFECESLQEVLLRWYKQPVFSDVSLEQQRTLIHSKKNMSGKYLARQLMHFSLGTQPNYRECLRHAACPVYYFSGRDDKKFTDIGTGLRGINSIVVEGCGHNIHFQNPAWMAGEISKILSEQEIL
- the menD gene encoding 2-succinyl-5-enolpyruvyl-6-hydroxy-3-cyclohexene-1-carboxylic-acid synthase, with the translated sequence MLNAVFAGNIIGTLYQQGVRHIGIAPGSRSAPLALAAFYAKEKFPDIKLHTHFDERGLAFYALNLARVTNSPVVVITTSGTAVANLYPAVIEAYETHTPLWVVSADRPDRLLGCGANQAVQQKALFGHNVLRSFNFVAEHNNWPQALQSMGELKGPVQINCQFDEPLYGGSREDYLQALTVAEPGIDKPKARVFEVDLRSVVQNNDSIIIVLGSLTVAQADVLRPWISQLNCLVIADIASQFRFSDATNIISHADLLLLSDTVFQLLQPACVLQLGGRIVSKRIHQWLENRAGDYWLLEEDGKALDPSHRAKQLQLNFSDLEIQLEPQALTYPESDALLEMNARIEREVERLLCDQWSEAAVCHQLINHCLDNTALLAANSLSVRMLDSYASGHQPTLKVFTNRGASGIDGLIASAAALAWGECRQVVLVIGDTAFLHDLNSLALLAKLPCPVKILLLNNHGGQIFGLLDAGKEEAFSDLFVMPHQLKFEKVSQQFGLAYFSARTTVEYRESLSRWLLADHSAILECEIEAGSVALITQNLEALAAAL
- a CDS encoding isochorismate synthase produces the protein MTTPLNTSSTTVSPLVSGLNNLLHQLKLCRFRSHTLVRVDTPILPVDLLLLLASVNSPDRSYFSHRDQSFSVAGLGIAVELEAAKPSAMADLLAEAERQVSGSEAVWIGGCAFNGRSGTHQWQGFPGARFVLPLVEVRQERGKYSLAINLYVESFGQWQKQLLAIHTLLRSLCQQQPTVSGGVVVEKRHNSVNPRLWREQVQEALTRIDAGELKKVVLAREVELELAGSANPFLALKALQQSNPCCYSFAIEKQDKLFFGCSPERLFHRRGRVLHTEALAGTVKRGLNPEEDLVLEQTLLHDPKLVLEHELVAKAIEESLQPLALHLFEREPVEVVKLGKIQHRYQALRAAIDAAITNNELYQSLHPTPAICGYPCAQAQALINEIEQAGRGWYSGNVGLIGDGYCEFSVAIRSALSDQNRLWLYSGVGIVEGSDADEEWLELESKLESMLQALGNNALALNCNA
- a CDS encoding endo-1,4-beta-xylanase — encoded protein: MHSNKILHAIALALPLAIFGCSSNPFIPSNNTSTTGNTLPSNASLKQKYADHFLVGATADSGSYITHADILKTHFSSMTTENEIKFELLQNVEGEFTFETADKMVDFAKANGMTVRGHALVWHRQSPDWLFHNAEGEPSSKEDLLAKMNNHIATVVNHFKGRVDAWDVVNESIMDNGAFRTEKEQADDQKSWWYGITGEDYIAEAFKTAHQADPQAKLFYNDYYNYIPERRQAIYEMLKGLVEKGVPVHGVGLQCHVNTERSLNPAHQSYQQTIANLEQAIQLYASLGLEVHITEMDVSIYIGGNKYEEKDFYTAGNIPEELKVKQAERYAAFFEMFRRNSDAITSVTLWGIADDNTWLSEFDSGRADFPLLFDSEHKPKKAFDAIMDF